The following proteins come from a genomic window of Methanocella conradii HZ254:
- the minD gene encoding cell division ATPase MinD: MTKVFTIASGKGGTGKTMTTANLGTALALLGKRTIILDADIGMANLGLVLGLEKSKITLHEVLAGKADISQAIYELPTGLKVVPSGISLQGFQNADPDRLQFVMSKLVTGAEYILIDAPAGISKDGVIPLAIADEVLLVVNPELSSLADAVKIKVLTEMVGGAVGGIILNRASAEKTMLTSQKIGQIMGVEVIEVIPEDASVRRAAAFKTPVVVMYPDSPASKAFKRLAARIAGAKVSETTDSKKETFIDRLARSIFGGV, from the coding sequence ATGACCAAAGTATTTACGATAGCCTCGGGAAAGGGCGGTACCGGCAAGACCATGACGACCGCTAACCTTGGTACCGCCCTCGCGCTGTTAGGCAAGCGCACGATAATACTGGACGCGGACATAGGGATGGCCAATCTAGGATTGGTGCTGGGCCTTGAAAAGAGCAAGATCACGCTACACGAAGTGCTCGCGGGCAAGGCGGATATATCACAGGCCATATATGAGCTGCCGACGGGTCTCAAGGTTGTGCCGAGCGGCATATCGCTCCAGGGCTTCCAGAACGCCGACCCGGACAGGCTGCAGTTCGTCATGAGCAAGCTCGTGACCGGGGCCGAGTATATCCTGATCGACGCCCCCGCGGGCATCAGCAAGGATGGCGTCATCCCCCTTGCCATTGCCGACGAGGTGCTGCTCGTCGTGAACCCGGAACTATCGTCGCTTGCGGACGCCGTGAAGATAAAGGTCCTCACTGAGATGGTCGGGGGCGCCGTGGGTGGCATCATCTTGAACCGGGCATCCGCAGAGAAGACGATGCTTACAAGCCAGAAGATCGGCCAGATCATGGGCGTCGAGGTGATCGAGGTGATCCCCGAGGATGCCAGCGTGCGCAGGGCCGCCGCCTTTAAGACGCCGGTAGTGGTCATGTATCCGGACAGCCCGGCTTCGAAGGCCTTTAAGAGGCTGGCCGCGAGGATAGCAGGCGCCAAGGTTTCGGAGACGACAGATAGCAAGAAGGAGACGTTCATCGACCGCCTGGCTCGGTCGATATTTGGAGGAGTGTAA
- a CDS encoding NADH-quinone oxidoreductase subunit B family protein, giving the protein MLKLATEPLASCAGCHMALLDIHEDILQLLGKAELVYSPILMDVKEPPDGIDIAIVGGAIRNKENMERVKKLRQKARTVIAFGTCACFGGISGLSIIHSKDDILNGVFMESPSTVSKAIPKDDVPELLYRGYAVGDIIKVDYYITGCPPKEAFLRKALLPLIEGNVPELPKKSVCAECNRNMEIVKNWKLKRRYEGIPEEGKCLLGQGYLCLGSVTFGRCGALCPNHGIPCHGCGGPSLDVLREPCRDLYNILVMRIQHLTELPQAEIEKEIYDVPHTIYPFVMGSKIMENKSVSRIPDIIKERHL; this is encoded by the coding sequence ATGCTCAAGCTCGCAACTGAACCATTGGCGTCATGCGCCGGCTGCCACATGGCATTATTAGACATACACGAGGACATCTTGCAATTGCTTGGCAAGGCCGAGCTCGTGTACTCTCCTATATTGATGGACGTCAAGGAGCCGCCTGACGGCATCGACATCGCCATAGTGGGCGGAGCCATCCGCAACAAGGAGAACATGGAGCGGGTGAAAAAGCTGAGACAGAAGGCCAGGACGGTCATCGCATTCGGCACCTGTGCGTGCTTCGGCGGCATATCTGGATTATCTATAATCCACAGCAAGGACGACATCCTGAACGGGGTGTTCATGGAGTCCCCGTCCACCGTGAGCAAGGCCATACCGAAGGATGACGTCCCAGAATTGCTTTACAGGGGCTACGCGGTGGGCGACATCATCAAGGTGGACTACTACATTACGGGCTGTCCGCCGAAAGAAGCGTTCCTGCGTAAGGCGCTGCTTCCCCTCATCGAGGGCAATGTGCCCGAGCTGCCGAAGAAGTCCGTGTGTGCCGAGTGTAACCGGAACATGGAGATCGTCAAGAACTGGAAGCTTAAGCGGAGGTATGAGGGCATACCTGAGGAAGGTAAGTGCCTGCTAGGGCAGGGCTACCTGTGCCTGGGCTCGGTGACGTTCGGGAGATGCGGGGCATTGTGCCCGAACCATGGCATACCGTGCCATGGCTGTGGCGGCCCGTCGCTCGACGTGCTGAGGGAGCCGTGCAGGGACCTTTATAACATACTCGTCATGCGCATACAGCACCTGACCGAGCTTCCGCAGGCCGAGATAGAAAAAGAGATCTATGACGTGCCCCACACGATATACCCGTTCGTCATGGGCAGCAAGATCATGGAGAACAAGTCCGTGTCCAGGATTCCGGATATAATCAAGGAGAGACACCTATGA
- a CDS encoding roadblock/LC7 domain-containing protein yields the protein MLKRILGDLAKVEGVNAAAIVGRDGFIIEHVANIQVDMDALGAMASTSVGTSEAMGIELGKGNFEQVLVELEKGPIMLSLISQNEILAIVAEHGANIGRIRYEVKKNKDRLAAAL from the coding sequence ATGTTAAAGAGAATTTTGGGCGACCTGGCAAAGGTCGAGGGCGTCAACGCCGCTGCAATCGTGGGCCGTGACGGCTTCATCATCGAGCACGTGGCGAACATCCAGGTGGACATGGACGCGCTGGGGGCGATGGCTTCCACGAGCGTGGGCACGTCCGAGGCAATGGGCATCGAGCTGGGCAAAGGGAACTTCGAGCAGGTGCTGGTAGAGCTCGAGAAGGGCCCCATCATGCTCTCGCTGATAAGCCAGAACGAGATTTTGGCGATCGTCGCTGAGCATGGCGCCAACATCGGCAGGATCAGGTATGAGGTGAAGAAGAACAAGGATAGGCTGGCTGCGGCACTATAG
- a CDS encoding Ni/Fe hydrogenase subunit alpha codes for MKKLTISPLTRIEGHASVTINLNDKGEVADAHFHATELRGFEKFLEGAAVEEAPRITPRICGICPTAHHLASAKAVDEIFGAQIPETAVKLRRLLAMGQLIHSHALHLFMLSLPDYILGPDYNPALRNVVGLVQANPELARMAIEGRKIGQRITEGVGGKPIHAVSAVPGGMAFSLTGEKRAELEAMAKRSVEIARLAWPLVMQQMDKYADLVNGIGTMQSDFVGLTRNGKMEFYDGNVRAVDANAAQLADFPGRDYLGYIEETAEAYSYMKFTKLKKGNGFYRVGPLARVNVVDSIGTPEADKMLAEFRQKYGRVPQQSLLYHAARAIEYMAASEAALALLQDPSITDKNVRTPVTGVKNTRGVGVVEATRGTLIHDYTVDEKGFITKANLIVATGHNNRAIDRGVLQASQKLIHGDNVSEGTLNRIEMVVRAYDPCVSCATHAIGRMPMILTVMDSEGRIVREVRRC; via the coding sequence ATGAAGAAGCTCACGATTTCGCCTTTAACCAGGATAGAAGGCCACGCCAGCGTGACAATAAATTTAAATGATAAGGGCGAGGTGGCCGACGCCCACTTCCACGCTACTGAGCTGAGAGGATTCGAGAAGTTCCTGGAGGGGGCCGCAGTGGAGGAGGCCCCGAGGATAACTCCGAGGATATGCGGCATCTGCCCTACGGCGCACCACCTGGCCTCGGCGAAGGCGGTTGACGAGATATTCGGGGCGCAGATACCTGAGACGGCGGTGAAGCTGAGAAGGCTGCTCGCCATGGGCCAGCTTATACACTCGCACGCCCTGCACCTATTCATGCTGTCCCTGCCCGACTACATTCTGGGACCGGACTATAACCCCGCCTTGCGGAACGTGGTCGGGCTTGTGCAGGCCAACCCGGAGCTGGCCAGGATGGCCATCGAGGGCAGGAAGATCGGCCAGCGCATCACCGAGGGGGTCGGGGGCAAGCCGATACATGCCGTATCGGCGGTGCCTGGCGGCATGGCGTTCTCGCTTACAGGCGAGAAGCGGGCAGAGCTAGAGGCCATGGCAAAGCGCTCGGTTGAGATAGCTAGGCTGGCGTGGCCCCTGGTCATGCAGCAGATGGATAAGTACGCAGACCTGGTGAACGGGATAGGGACCATGCAGTCTGACTTCGTCGGGCTGACCAGGAATGGAAAGATGGAGTTCTACGACGGCAACGTCAGGGCTGTGGATGCCAATGCGGCCCAGCTTGCCGATTTCCCCGGCAGGGATTACCTTGGATATATCGAGGAGACCGCCGAGGCATACTCATATATGAAGTTCACGAAGCTTAAGAAGGGTAATGGCTTTTACAGAGTTGGCCCGCTGGCCAGGGTTAACGTGGTCGACTCCATCGGGACGCCCGAGGCCGATAAGATGCTCGCCGAGTTCCGCCAGAAGTATGGGCGGGTGCCCCAGCAGTCGCTGCTCTACCATGCCGCCAGGGCTATAGAGTATATGGCCGCGAGCGAGGCCGCGCTGGCGCTTTTACAGGACCCCTCCATCACGGATAAAAATGTCAGGACACCGGTTACGGGCGTTAAAAACACCAGGGGAGTAGGCGTGGTCGAGGCCACGAGAGGCACGCTGATACACGATTACACGGTGGACGAAAAGGGCTTCATCACGAAGGCGAACCTGATAGTGGCGACCGGCCATAACAATAGGGCCATTGACAGGGGAGTATTACAGGCCTCACAGAAGCTAATACATGGTGATAACGTAAGCGAAGGCACCCTTAACCGCATCGAGATGGTAGTGCGGGCGTACGATCCGTGCGTGTCTTGCGCCACCCACGCGATCGGCCGGATGCCCATGATACTTACGGTCATGGATTCAGAGGGTAGAATCGTTCGCGAGGTCAGAAGATGTTAA
- a CDS encoding roadblock/LC7 domain-containing protein, with protein MKIPDGSFVAETERPLSEALVDYGHDFRGCIRVICDDGRQSEGFVIVEGGKVLASAFTTMGITLYQTSALERMTALKGARLKVYSYSEDEKLRAFASYPDSVIEDSSPGEADEHPAEPERISYDALLATVTRLPGVIAAALVIDGLPIYQQGQQVDFEHIAVATEDMVRSGTKIATELQLGSAEQIILETPSHKAVIAPISDMFLCVLTAADANLGLVRLSIKNAQTNVRDR; from the coding sequence GTGAAAATACCTGACGGCAGCTTTGTGGCCGAGACGGAACGGCCATTATCCGAGGCCCTGGTGGACTACGGGCACGATTTCCGTGGATGCATCCGAGTAATTTGCGACGATGGCAGGCAGAGCGAGGGCTTCGTCATCGTAGAGGGCGGCAAGGTGCTCGCCTCCGCCTTCACGACTATGGGCATTACCCTGTACCAGACGAGCGCGCTGGAGCGGATGACGGCCCTTAAGGGCGCCAGGCTCAAGGTGTACTCTTATAGCGAGGATGAAAAGCTGCGGGCATTCGCCTCATATCCCGACTCAGTCATCGAAGATTCATCCCCGGGCGAGGCCGATGAGCATCCCGCCGAGCCTGAACGGATATCGTATGACGCGCTGCTGGCCACGGTGACACGGCTCCCTGGAGTGATCGCTGCCGCCCTGGTCATTGACGGCCTCCCCATCTACCAGCAGGGACAGCAGGTCGATTTCGAGCACATCGCGGTGGCCACGGAGGACATGGTCAGGAGCGGCACCAAGATAGCCACCGAGCTACAGCTTGGCAGCGCCGAGCAGATCATCCTGGAGACCCCCAGCCATAAGGCCGTCATAGCGCCGATCAGCGACATGTTCCTGTGCGTGCTGACCGCGGCCGACGCTAACCTGGGCCTGGTAAGGCTGAGCATCAAGAACGCGCAGACTAACGTGAGGGACCGATAA